The genomic segment TCAAGGGGTTCCCGAAACGGGCGGCCTATTCGGCGGCCAAGGGCGGCGTGATCGGCCTGACAAAATCTGTTGCAGCGGATTATCTGAGCTGCGGTATCCGCTGCAATTCGGTGTGTCCCGGGACGGTCGACAGCCCGACCTTGCGTCAAAGAATTGAACAACTGTCGGATGAGTTGGGTGGCCGGGAGGCCGCCCGGAAATTCTTCACAGACCGCCAACCCTCAGGGCGGTTCGGAACGGTGGAGGAGATTGCCGCCCTGTGTGCATATCTGGCGTCGGACGAAAGCGCCTTTGTAACCGGGCAGGCGATCAACATAGACGGGGGGATCACCATCTAGGCGGGCTCGTGCGAGCTCACCGGGAAGCGCTGCACACTCAAAATTCGGCAAGAAATGTTCACGTGAACGTTTGTGTGCAGCAAAGTCGAACAAGGGTCATTTTCGAGGAGGAAAGACCGATGACGATCTTGCGTAAGAAACTGATAATGCCGGCTGCCGCTGCGATGGTGGCATCAGGTGTCCTGGCCAGCAGTGCCTTGGCTGAACCAAAGACAAACCTTCTTCATCAATGGCATTCAGGCTCGAATGCCGAAGCCATCAACGTACTTGGCGAAATGTTCGAGGCGCAGGGTGGAAGCTGGAACCAGACGGCTATCCCTGGGCACACGTCAAACACGATTGCACGCCTGCGCGCGGACGTTATTTCCGGAAACCCGCCATCGGCCGTTCAGCTCAAAGGACCGGAGATCGGAGAATGGGCCAAGACCGGCCTGACGGCAGATCTGAATGCGCTGGCGGAAGAGGAAAAATGGGAAGACGTTGTCGCGCCTGAACTCGTCAGCGTGATGAAACCGCACGGCCAATGGGTGGCCTCTCCCATGAACATCCACCGGATCGACTGGATGTGGGCGTCGAAATCGGCCATGGACGCGATTGGCGCTGAAGAATTGCCGAAGACCTGGGATGAGTTCAATGTTCTGGCCGAACAGATGGCGGAAAAAGGCATCATTCCGGTCGCCCATGGCGGACAGGACTGGATTGACGGAACGCTGTTTGAAATCGTGGTTCAGGGCATCAGCTCCGACCTTTTCAGACGCGCCTTCATCGAACTCGATCTCGAAGCGCTGAACAGTCCTGAAATGGTGGCCGCCTTTGATCAGCTGCGCAAAATGGTCGGCTGGATGGACCCGGCGTTTCCAGGGCGCGGCTGGGAAGAGCCTCTGAACATGATGGCAAAGGGCGAAGCCGGATTCTACTTCCATGGCGACTGGGCCATCGGGACGATGAACGCGGCCGGATATGAATACGGCAAGGACTATCTTTGCGCCGGTGCGCCGATGAACAGCGGCGATCCGGGATACATCCTCAACTCAGACTCCGTCGTTTTCTTCAAGCAATCGGATCCTGACTTTATCGAAGGCCAGAAGATGATGGCGTCGCTGGTCATGTCCCCGGATTTCCAGAAAGTGTTCAATGTTGCCAAGGGCTCCATTCCGGCGCGTATGGATATTGAGCTCGGAGATGAATTCAATCCCTGCCAGCAGCTCAATCTCGTCGATCTGAGAAATGCCGCCGAAGCCGGCACGGTCGTGCGGTCCATGGCGCACAACATGGCTGTTCCGGAGAAATTCCGTAAAGCGATGTTCACCGTCATTTCGGAATTCATCACCAGCGATATGAGTTCTGAGGACGCGGCACAGAAAATGGCTGAAGCCGTGATCAACGAATACTGATCGCCTCAATTCAGGGAAGGGCTGCGTCACAGCCCTTCCTGCGTCCTACCAACCACTCGGGCACGTCATGCAGTCTGTTGCGCTTACGCCGGAGTTCAGGGCAAGGCCGGTCAGTCGCGCCGCGAGGATGGCGCAACTGGTCCCGACGCTTGTACTGCTCCCGACTCTCGTCACCACGGGCATCTACATCTTCGTTTTTGTCTGCTGGAACATTTACCTGTCGCTTTCCAGCTCGACGCTTCTGCCGGTCTACGACTTTGCCGGGTTTGACGCCTATACAAGGCTTTGGCGAAACCCGCGCTGGACGACAGGCGTGCAGAACCTTGCCGTGTTCGGAACGCTGTACATCCTGTTTTCCGTTCTTGTCGGTGTCACGCTCGCCATACTGATGGACCAGCGGGTTAAAGGTGAGAACTTCCTCCGCTCGATCTTTCTTTATCCGATCGCAATTTCCTTTGTTGTCACCGGCACCACGTGGCAGTGGATCCTGAACCCGTCGACCGGACTTGAAAAGTTCTTCCATGATCTCGGTTGGACAGGGTTCGAGTTCAGCCTGATCACGAACCGGGAAACCGCGCTTTATGCAGTGGTTTTGGCCGCTGTCTGGCATGCGTCGGGCTTTGTGATGGTTATGGTTCTGGCTGCGCTGCGCGGCGTTGATCAGGACGTGGTCAAGGCAGGGCGTATCGACGGCGCCAGCATGACCAAGATCTACCGGAGGATCATCCTGCCCTCAATCTGGCCGGTGATGATTTCGGTGCTGATCATCCTGCTGCAGTTCGCGATCAAGACATTCGACCTCGTACTGGCGCTCACCCATGGTGGCCCGGGCATTTCAACGACATTTCCGGCGATCTTCGTCTACGACCGGCTGTTTGCCGCCGGGGAACTCGCCCAGGGCGCGGCTGCTGCGGTTTGGTTGTTAATTGGCCTGATTGTCGTTCTGCTTCCGGTCATCACGCTCGGTTGGGTCTACCGCAAGCAGAAAGCAGGAGGTGGACATGGCTGACGCGCAAGCATTGCCTGATTTCAACCGGAAACGACCTTTCAATGCACGGCTGCTTGCCTCCAGAGTGCTGGTCTATGCGACCCTGATTGTAGTGGGCCTTTTCGCCATCCTGCCGCTGGCGGTGATCTTCCTGAATTCGCTTCGCTACAACGAGGACATACTCAGAGAAAGCTTCATTGGCTGGCCGACCAGGATCACTCTGGAAAACTGGGACGTTGCCTGGAGTTCTGCCTGCATCAACGCCAGTTGCACGGGCGTGGAACCCTATTTCTGGGCCTCCATGCTGATGGTCGTTCCGGCGACCATCATCTCCACCGCGATCGGTCTGCTGAACGGCTTCGCGCTCACCAAGTGGAAAATGCCGTTTGCAAGTGTCGTGTTCGTTGCGATCACCATAGGTGTGTTCCTGCCCCCGCAGGTGGTCCTGCTTCCCTGGGCCATCGCGCTGTCCTGGCTGGGTCTTTCAAAGTCGCTGGCAGGACTTGCGCTTGTGCACATCATTCAAGGGACCTGTTTCACCACGCTCTTTTGCCGCAACTACTTGATCAATCTGCCGGATGATCTGATCAAGGCGGCGCGTATCGATGGTGCAGGTTTCTTCAGGACGTTCTGGAAGATCGTTGTGCCTTTGTCGCCGCCCATCATCATCGTGACGGTGATCTGGCAGTTCACCTTCATCTGGAACGAGTTCCTCTTTGCGGTGACGTTCAGTTCCTCCGATTTCCGGCCGATTACGGCCGCGCTCATGTCACTCAACGCGGATGACACCGGTGTCAGCGAATACGGCTTCGGATCTGCCGCCGTTCTGATCGCGGCGATACCGCCTCTCCTGATCTACTTCTTCGGCGGCCGCTACTTCGTCCGCGGTCTTACACAGGGAGCTGTCAAGTAATGGCAAGCCTCACTATCAGCAACGCCTGGAAAAAATACGGCGACTTTCTGGCTCTTCGCGATATCAATCTGGACATCGAGGACGGAGAGTTTGTCGTTCTTGTAGGACC from the Roseibium sp. HPY-6 genome contains:
- a CDS encoding ABC transporter substrate-binding protein; this translates as MTILRKKLIMPAAAAMVASGVLASSALAEPKTNLLHQWHSGSNAEAINVLGEMFEAQGGSWNQTAIPGHTSNTIARLRADVISGNPPSAVQLKGPEIGEWAKTGLTADLNALAEEEKWEDVVAPELVSVMKPHGQWVASPMNIHRIDWMWASKSAMDAIGAEELPKTWDEFNVLAEQMAEKGIIPVAHGGQDWIDGTLFEIVVQGISSDLFRRAFIELDLEALNSPEMVAAFDQLRKMVGWMDPAFPGRGWEEPLNMMAKGEAGFYFHGDWAIGTMNAAGYEYGKDYLCAGAPMNSGDPGYILNSDSVVFFKQSDPDFIEGQKMMASLVMSPDFQKVFNVAKGSIPARMDIELGDEFNPCQQLNLVDLRNAAEAGTVVRSMAHNMAVPEKFRKAMFTVISEFITSDMSSEDAAQKMAEAVINEY
- a CDS encoding sugar ABC transporter permease is translated as MQSVALTPEFRARPVSRAARMAQLVPTLVLLPTLVTTGIYIFVFVCWNIYLSLSSSTLLPVYDFAGFDAYTRLWRNPRWTTGVQNLAVFGTLYILFSVLVGVTLAILMDQRVKGENFLRSIFLYPIAISFVVTGTTWQWILNPSTGLEKFFHDLGWTGFEFSLITNRETALYAVVLAAVWHASGFVMVMVLAALRGVDQDVVKAGRIDGASMTKIYRRIILPSIWPVMISVLIILLQFAIKTFDLVLALTHGGPGISTTFPAIFVYDRLFAAGELAQGAAAAVWLLIGLIVVLLPVITLGWVYRKQKAGGGHG
- a CDS encoding carbohydrate ABC transporter permease; translation: MADAQALPDFNRKRPFNARLLASRVLVYATLIVVGLFAILPLAVIFLNSLRYNEDILRESFIGWPTRITLENWDVAWSSACINASCTGVEPYFWASMLMVVPATIISTAIGLLNGFALTKWKMPFASVVFVAITIGVFLPPQVVLLPWAIALSWLGLSKSLAGLALVHIIQGTCFTTLFCRNYLINLPDDLIKAARIDGAGFFRTFWKIVVPLSPPIIIVTVIWQFTFIWNEFLFAVTFSSSDFRPITAALMSLNADDTGVSEYGFGSAAVLIAAIPPLLIYFFGGRYFVRGLTQGAVK